Proteins co-encoded in one Longimicrobiales bacterium genomic window:
- the lpxB gene encoding lipid-A-disaccharide synthase produces MAAPRILISAGEPSGDLHGSGVARALREQWPDAELYGFGGSLMQGAGVSLRAHVDDLAVMGFAEVARHLPFFVRLLRDTRRELDARPPDLVIPIDYPGFNMRLARMAKERGIPVLYYIAPQVWAWHSSRVRQLAETSDRLAVILPFEQQLFEAAGTRALFVGHPLLDRRAEATARAALCAQLGIDPGRPILALFPGSRAQEVRRHLALFEAAAERVRAARPDVQPVIAAGDAVPAPLYATATWPRTRDNQALLQHASAALVKSGTTTLQAAVAGTPMVIAYRMHPLSYAIARRVVEVEHVGLVNLVAGERLAPEFIQDQATPAALADALLPLLADGPTRTRTLAGLARVRTALQPPPGAGDAATQVAALARELIEQR; encoded by the coding sequence TTGGCAGCACCCCGCATCCTGATCTCGGCGGGTGAGCCGTCGGGCGACCTGCATGGTTCCGGTGTTGCCCGCGCACTGCGCGAGCAATGGCCCGATGCAGAGCTGTACGGCTTCGGCGGCTCGCTCATGCAGGGTGCCGGCGTCAGTCTGCGGGCGCACGTCGACGACCTCGCGGTCATGGGCTTTGCCGAGGTCGCGCGTCACCTGCCATTCTTCGTGCGACTGCTGCGCGACACGCGTCGCGAGCTGGATGCCCGACCGCCCGACCTGGTCATCCCCATCGACTATCCCGGCTTCAACATGCGACTCGCACGCATGGCGAAGGAGCGCGGCATCCCGGTGCTGTACTACATTGCGCCGCAGGTCTGGGCGTGGCACAGCAGCCGGGTGCGCCAGCTTGCCGAGACGTCCGACCGACTTGCGGTCATCCTTCCATTCGAGCAGCAGCTCTTCGAGGCAGCGGGCACGCGTGCGCTCTTCGTCGGCCACCCGCTGCTCGACCGACGGGCCGAAGCGACCGCACGCGCTGCGCTGTGCGCGCAGCTGGGCATCGATCCCGGGCGACCGATCCTGGCCCTGTTTCCCGGCTCACGCGCGCAGGAGGTGCGACGCCACCTCGCGCTCTTCGAAGCGGCCGCTGAGCGGGTCCGCGCCGCGCGGCCGGATGTGCAGCCGGTGATCGCCGCGGGCGACGCAGTACCCGCACCGCTGTACGCCACGGCGACCTGGCCCCGCACACGTGACAACCAGGCACTGCTGCAGCATGCATCGGCCGCGCTCGTCAAGTCCGGAACGACCACGCTGCAGGCGGCGGTCGCCGGCACGCCGATGGTCATCGCGTACCGGATGCACCCGCTGTCCTATGCAATCGCGCGGCGCGTCGTCGAGGTGGAGCACGTCGGACTCGTGAACCTGGTGGCGGGTGAGCGCCTTGCCCCGGAGTTCATCCAGGACCAGGCGACGCCCGCGGCACTCGCGGACGCGCTGCTGCCGCTGCTCGCCGACGGCCCCACCCGCACGCGCACGCTCGCGGGACTCGCCAGGGTGCGCACGGCGCTGCAGCCGCCGCCCGGTGCAGGGGATGCCGCGACGCAGGTCGCTGCACTCGCCCGCGAGCTGATCGAGCAGCGATGA
- a CDS encoding Gfo/Idh/MocA family oxidoreductase encodes MSAVRTGVIGVGALGFHHARILRELEGSDLVGVHDSNPERLAEVGEKLSVPTFADAGELLDRVDACVIAVPTQAHERAALEALTRGVHVLIEKPIAPSIDAADRILAAAAGAEAIVQIGHVERFNGAVRACEPWLDDPLFVESHRLAPFNPRGTDVAVVLDLMIHDLDLVLSIMKRPVVSLAAVGVPVLTRSPDIANARLEFEGGGVANLTASRVSIKRERKIRFFQRSGYISLDLAAGTGEFLRLRPGIDVESRMAALAAGTDDGSSGGLPMAAGLLEIVERIPLEGDGVEPLRPELASFLAAVRGEEAVAVSGEDGRRALAVALDIVERMRTHVTDRETA; translated from the coding sequence ATGAGCGCGGTCCGCACCGGGGTCATCGGGGTCGGTGCGCTGGGCTTCCATCACGCGCGCATCCTGCGCGAGCTGGAGGGAAGCGACCTGGTCGGTGTGCACGACAGCAATCCGGAGCGGCTCGCGGAGGTAGGAGAGAAGCTGAGCGTGCCGACGTTCGCGGATGCGGGTGAGCTGCTCGACCGTGTCGACGCATGCGTGATCGCGGTCCCGACGCAGGCGCACGAGCGTGCGGCGCTGGAGGCACTGACGCGGGGTGTGCACGTGCTGATCGAGAAGCCGATTGCGCCCTCGATCGATGCGGCGGACCGGATCCTCGCGGCTGCAGCGGGTGCGGAAGCGATCGTGCAGATCGGGCATGTCGAACGCTTCAACGGCGCGGTACGCGCGTGTGAGCCGTGGCTCGACGACCCGCTGTTCGTCGAGTCGCACCGGCTCGCACCGTTCAACCCACGGGGCACCGACGTCGCGGTCGTGCTCGACCTGATGATCCACGACCTCGACCTGGTGCTCAGCATCATGAAGCGGCCGGTCGTCTCGCTCGCTGCGGTAGGTGTGCCCGTGCTGACGCGCAGCCCGGACATCGCGAACGCGCGCCTCGAGTTCGAGGGCGGCGGCGTCGCCAACCTGACGGCGAGCCGCGTGTCGATCAAGCGTGAGCGCAAGATCCGCTTCTTCCAGCGGAGCGGCTACATCAGCCTGGACCTTGCCGCGGGTACCGGTGAGTTTCTGCGGCTGCGTCCCGGGATCGACGTCGAGTCGCGCATGGCCGCGCTCGCGGCCGGTACGGACGACGGCAGCAGTGGTGGCCTGCCCATGGCCGCAGGACTGCTCGAGATCGTCGAGCGCATCCCGCTGGAGGGCGACGGCGTCGAGCCGCTGCGCCCCGAGCTGGCCAGCTTCCTGGCGGCGGTGCGCGGGGAGGAGGCGGTGGCGGTGAGCGGCGAAGATGGAAGGCGCGCGCTCGCGGTCGCACTGGACATCGTAGAACGGATGCGGACCCATGTCACTGATCGAGAGACGGCGTGA
- the lpxA gene encoding acyl-ACP--UDP-N-acetylglucosamine O-acyltransferase: MAIHPTALIDGSAELGANVEIGAYSIVGPGCRLGDGTRLGPHVVLERDVHLGSDCFVAAGAVLGGDPQDLKFGGEVAPVVVGDRTTIRECVTVNRGTAAHGRTEVGEDCLIMAYAHVAHDCIIGDRVIIANAVQMGGHVEISDWAIVGGLTAIHQFARIGAHAMVGGASAVRKDVPPFVKASGHPIHIIGLNTVGLRRRGFENGALRPIRQAHRLLFQSRLNVTQALERIRGEVEQTDEVRQMIRFIETSRRGIAV; the protein is encoded by the coding sequence TTGGCCATTCATCCGACGGCACTGATCGATGGCAGCGCGGAGCTGGGCGCAAACGTCGAGATCGGTGCGTACAGCATCGTCGGCCCGGGCTGCCGGCTCGGTGACGGCACGCGACTCGGGCCGCACGTCGTGCTCGAGCGCGACGTGCATCTCGGCAGCGACTGCTTCGTGGCAGCCGGTGCTGTGCTCGGCGGGGATCCGCAGGACCTGAAGTTCGGGGGTGAGGTCGCGCCTGTGGTCGTCGGCGATCGTACGACGATTCGCGAGTGCGTGACGGTGAACCGCGGTACGGCTGCGCACGGGCGGACCGAGGTCGGCGAAGATTGCCTGATCATGGCGTATGCACACGTCGCGCACGACTGCATCATCGGCGACCGCGTGATCATCGCAAACGCGGTGCAGATGGGCGGCCATGTCGAGATCAGCGACTGGGCGATCGTGGGCGGACTCACCGCGATCCATCAGTTCGCGCGCATCGGCGCGCATGCGATGGTCGGCGGCGCCTCGGCCGTACGCAAGGACGTTCCGCCATTCGTGAAAGCGTCCGGTCATCCCATACACATCATCGGGTTGAACACGGTGGGGCTGCGCCGCCGCGGCTTCGAGAACGGCGCACTGCGTCCGATCCGCCAGGCGCACCGGCTGCTCTTCCAGTCCAGGCTGAACGTGACGCAGGCGCTCGAGCGGATCCGCGGCGAGGTGGAGCAGACCGACGAGGTGCGGCAGATGATCCGCTTCATCGAGACGAGTCGGCGCGGGATCGCGGTATGA
- the lpxC gene encoding UDP-3-O-acyl-N-acetylglucosamine deacetylase, protein MTAPEQQTIGGEATLEGVGLHTGSTARLTFLPAEANAGIRFRRVDLDGRPELQARLQHVASTDRGTTLAQGDVRVHTIEHVLAAVSALGIDNIIIEIDGPEIPILDGSFQPFFEALETAGLNAQGVPPHVIRLNAPVSIGERGSPSYSALPAEHLRISTTIEFDHPLIRRQFGSWDVSPDAFRAELSAARTFGFMNEAEALRARGLAQGVTLDNAVVLNDEGLEQGELRWDDEFVRHKVGDIIGDLALLGGRLHAHVIADRPSHAGNLELARAIAESVRRSPAVQGIVDINRIMQHLPHRYPMLLVDRIIEYESERRIVGIKNVTINEPFFQGHYPGHPVMPGVLIIEAMAQVGGLLMMGSIPDVEEKIVYFMSLDNVKWRRPITPGDQIRFEVEVLSMRRHVCKMRGEGFVDGKLAVEAEMMARIVDR, encoded by the coding sequence ATGACAGCGCCGGAGCAGCAGACGATCGGCGGAGAAGCGACACTCGAGGGCGTGGGCCTGCACACGGGCAGCACCGCCCGCCTGACATTTCTGCCGGCGGAGGCGAACGCAGGCATACGGTTCCGGCGTGTGGACCTGGACGGCCGGCCGGAGCTGCAGGCGCGGCTCCAGCACGTGGCGTCGACCGACCGTGGCACAACGCTCGCCCAGGGCGACGTGCGCGTGCACACCATCGAGCACGTGCTCGCGGCCGTGAGCGCACTCGGCATCGACAACATCATCATCGAGATCGACGGCCCCGAGATCCCGATCCTCGACGGCAGCTTCCAGCCGTTCTTCGAGGCGCTCGAAACGGCGGGGCTGAATGCGCAGGGCGTGCCACCCCACGTGATCCGGCTGAACGCGCCGGTGTCCATCGGGGAGCGGGGCAGCCCGAGCTACTCCGCGCTGCCGGCCGAGCACCTGCGCATCTCGACGACCATCGAGTTCGACCACCCGCTGATACGCCGCCAGTTCGGCTCCTGGGACGTGAGCCCCGACGCCTTTCGCGCGGAGCTGAGCGCTGCCCGCACGTTCGGCTTCATGAACGAGGCTGAAGCACTGCGTGCGCGCGGGCTTGCACAGGGTGTCACGCTCGATAACGCCGTCGTGCTCAATGACGAGGGGCTGGAGCAGGGCGAGCTGCGCTGGGACGACGAGTTCGTGCGCCACAAGGTGGGTGACATCATCGGCGACCTGGCGCTGCTGGGCGGGCGGCTGCACGCACACGTGATCGCGGACCGGCCGAGTCACGCCGGCAACCTGGAGCTGGCGCGCGCGATCGCCGAGTCGGTGCGTCGCAGCCCGGCGGTGCAGGGCATCGTGGACATCAACCGCATCATGCAGCACCTGCCACACCGCTACCCGATGCTGCTCGTCGACCGGATCATCGAGTACGAGTCGGAGCGCCGCATCGTCGGGATCAAGAACGTCACGATCAACGAGCCATTCTTCCAGGGGCACTACCCGGGGCACCCGGTGATGCCGGGCGTCCTCATTATCGAGGCGATGGCGCAGGTCGGCGGACTGCTGATGATGGGGTCGATCCCGGACGTCGAGGAGAAGATCGTGTACTTCATGTCCCTCGACAACGTGAAGTGGCGCCGTCCCATCACTCCGGGCGACCAGATCCGCTTCGAGGTCGAGGTGCTGTCCATGCGCCGTCACGTGTGCAAGATGCGTGGCGAAGGGTTCGTGGACGGCAAGCTCGCCGTCGAGGCCGAGATGATGGCACGCATCGTCGATCGGTAG
- the lpxD gene encoding UDP-3-O-(3-hydroxymyristoyl)glucosamine N-acyltransferase — translation MRASEIAALVDGRMEGRGDPELTGVAPLDRAGPAELSLLSHPRYAPQLAGTRAGALLVEEKLADRLDGTVPAILVRNAQGAMAQILPRLYPEQRPEPGVHPSAVIAPDAVLGADVSIGAYAQIGAGARIGDRTRIGAYTDVGAGCSLAEDVVVHPHVTLYPGVRIGARSIVHSGARLGVEGFGYTWDGSAHRKVPQVGGCVIGAEVEIGANVTIDRGSIGDTEIGDDVKIDNLVHIGHNVRVGPHTIIIAQVGISGSTRVGAGVTLAGQAGVAGHLTIGDRATVAAQAGVFGDLDGGVTYSGYPARPHREALRAQAALFRLPRLMDRIRALERAIFGKEQGSE, via the coding sequence GTGAGAGCGAGCGAAATCGCAGCACTCGTGGACGGCCGAATGGAGGGGCGCGGCGACCCGGAACTGACGGGCGTCGCGCCCCTCGATCGTGCCGGTCCCGCAGAGCTGTCTCTGCTGTCCCACCCCCGCTACGCGCCGCAGCTCGCAGGGACGCGCGCTGGCGCGCTCCTGGTCGAGGAGAAGCTGGCGGACCGGCTCGATGGCACCGTGCCGGCGATCCTGGTGAGGAACGCCCAGGGGGCGATGGCGCAGATCCTCCCCAGGTTGTATCCCGAGCAGCGACCGGAGCCGGGTGTTCACCCGAGTGCAGTGATCGCGCCGGACGCCGTGCTCGGCGCGGACGTGTCGATCGGCGCGTACGCGCAGATCGGGGCGGGTGCACGGATCGGTGACCGTACGCGGATCGGCGCATACACCGACGTCGGTGCGGGATGCTCGCTGGCCGAGGACGTCGTCGTGCATCCGCACGTCACGCTCTATCCGGGGGTGCGGATCGGCGCACGCAGCATCGTGCACAGTGGTGCGCGCCTCGGCGTCGAGGGCTTCGGCTATACATGGGACGGCAGCGCGCACCGCAAGGTGCCGCAGGTCGGCGGGTGCGTGATCGGCGCGGAGGTCGAGATCGGCGCGAACGTGACGATCGACCGCGGGTCGATCGGCGACACCGAGATCGGCGACGACGTGAAGATCGATAACCTGGTGCACATCGGTCACAACGTTCGCGTGGGGCCGCACACGATCATCATCGCACAGGTGGGTATTTCCGGCAGCACGCGGGTCGGCGCGGGCGTGACGCTCGCCGGCCAGGCCGGCGTGGCGGGGCACCTGACCATCGGGGATCGCGCAACCGTGGCCGCGCAGGCCGGCGTGTTCGGCGACCTGGATGGGGGTGTGACCTACAGCGGTTATCCCGCGCGCCCACACCGCGAGGCGTTGCGCGCGCAGGCCGCGCTCTTCAGACTTCCCCGCCTCATGGATCGTATCCGCGCGCTGGAGCGCGCGATCTTCGGGAAGGAACAGGGGAGCGAATGA
- a CDS encoding OmpH family outer membrane protein yields the protein MKKHLGAVFAALAFVALAGPAAAQQQPVRVGYINTQKLLQDAPGTQDVQQRIRTELAPFEQQLRALEDSLRTLQQQFGQEPAGLSEQARTQRQQEFQTKAQGLQQRAAQVQQTAAQKQNELLAPVMQRIEEAISAVRQEGGFAMLFDAATDAIVSADTTLDMTERVLARLRQQGSGQ from the coding sequence ATGAAGAAGCATCTCGGCGCGGTGTTCGCCGCGCTCGCATTCGTCGCACTGGCCGGACCGGCGGCGGCACAGCAGCAGCCGGTGCGGGTTGGTTACATCAACACGCAGAAGCTGCTCCAGGACGCGCCCGGCACGCAGGACGTGCAGCAGCGCATCCGCACGGAGCTGGCGCCGTTCGAACAGCAGCTGCGTGCCCTCGAGGACTCGCTGCGCACCTTGCAGCAGCAGTTCGGCCAGGAGCCGGCGGGTCTCTCCGAGCAGGCGCGTACACAGCGCCAGCAGGAGTTCCAGACCAAGGCGCAGGGGCTGCAGCAGCGTGCCGCCCAGGTGCAGCAGACCGCGGCCCAGAAGCAGAACGAGCTGCTCGCTCCGGTGATGCAGCGCATCGAGGAGGCGATCAGTGCGGTGCGCCAGGAGGGCGGTTTCGCAATGCTGTTCGACGCGGCGACGGACGCGATCGTCTCGGCCGACACCACGCTGGACATGACCGAGCGGGTGCTCGCTCGCCTGCGCCAGCAGGGCTCCGGCCAGTAA
- the bamA gene encoding outer membrane protein assembly factor BamA, whose product MKLQFPAWAAALAAALLVSGLPSLSPLAAQEPADSLQGRVVVSAIDVRGNERVAEDQLLADLGVAPGDTIDYLDIQRGMHRLWATGQFADVQVFLVGDPTNPLAPITMRVDVDEHPLVASISFEGLENVSASTVRDTVGLQSGVPFSPARVAAAEAMVRSLLADRGIQLRSIEHRLVPVEGSQQARLIFDVREGGRVAVADVVFEGNTVFSDGDLTGALGTKPEGFLWFRQGTLNEETLRQDLREKLPAFYGQRGYLDFVVENDSLVVDPETGKGRLIIEVNEGPQYRLADFDVRGNRRFASEDLRRYFESGRSRGLLGIIGLGGGSSNDSVFDLVAFQEATQSVQQLYNNSGYLYAQVEPVIERMPPTDSTPAQVSVAWQINEFQPAYIRNVAIAGNTYTHEDVIRNQLLLVPGDVYSEELLIQSYRRISALGFFETPIPTPRIEPDEETGDVDITFEVVEKQTGSINFGTALGGASGIAGFLGYDQPNLFGRAKSGHLRWEFGSYSNNFEASYSDPALLDSNVSGSLSVFSSRDRFISLPDGRRRRTGASLRFGLPLPTDPRYSRLIVGYSLSRTSYEQFDEEDVESIFSQPPGIQSGITLGLQRSTIDHPMFPTIGTRLDVSAELNGGILGGDGEFQRYIGSSSIWVPMGTLGGDSPGSSPIRFTLGLTAEGGAIFGDVSRFPFEKFYMGGVQFGRNLRGYDELEVTPIGVIDNDDRRFATADRLGNAFLRLSAEYAVRLNDNISVSTFYDAGGVFFEPQEINVLKLARGAGVGVTLVTPFGPIGLDYAYGFDKPNPGWQLHFKFGQGF is encoded by the coding sequence GTGAAGCTCCAGTTCCCAGCATGGGCCGCCGCGCTGGCGGCGGCCCTTCTCGTTTCGGGCCTCCCCTCGCTCAGCCCTCTGGCCGCGCAGGAACCTGCCGACTCGCTGCAGGGTCGCGTGGTGGTCAGCGCGATCGATGTCAGGGGCAACGAGCGCGTCGCGGAGGATCAGCTTCTCGCTGACCTCGGGGTGGCTCCGGGCGACACGATCGACTACCTCGACATCCAGCGCGGCATGCACCGGCTGTGGGCGACCGGACAGTTCGCCGACGTGCAGGTGTTCCTGGTCGGCGATCCGACCAATCCGCTGGCGCCGATCACCATGCGCGTCGACGTCGACGAGCACCCGCTGGTCGCGTCGATCAGCTTCGAGGGGCTCGAGAACGTGAGTGCCTCGACCGTGCGCGATACGGTCGGACTGCAGTCGGGCGTGCCGTTCAGCCCGGCGCGCGTAGCGGCAGCGGAAGCCATGGTCCGCTCGCTGCTCGCCGACCGGGGCATCCAGCTGCGCAGCATCGAGCACCGCCTGGTACCGGTCGAGGGGTCGCAGCAGGCGCGGCTGATCTTCGATGTGCGCGAGGGCGGACGGGTCGCGGTCGCGGACGTCGTGTTCGAGGGCAACACGGTCTTCAGCGACGGCGACCTCACCGGTGCGCTCGGCACGAAGCCGGAGGGGTTCCTCTGGTTCCGCCAGGGAACGCTGAACGAGGAAACGCTGCGGCAGGACCTGCGCGAAAAGCTGCCCGCGTTCTACGGGCAGCGCGGGTACCTGGATTTCGTCGTCGAGAACGACTCGCTGGTCGTCGATCCGGAGACGGGCAAGGGCCGGCTGATCATCGAGGTGAATGAGGGGCCGCAGTACCGCCTCGCCGACTTCGACGTGCGTGGCAACCGTCGCTTCGCGTCGGAGGATCTGCGTCGCTACTTCGAGTCGGGCCGCTCGCGCGGGCTGCTCGGCATCATCGGCCTGGGCGGCGGCAGCTCGAACGATTCGGTGTTCGACCTGGTCGCGTTCCAGGAGGCGACGCAGTCCGTCCAGCAGCTCTACAACAACTCGGGCTACCTGTATGCGCAGGTGGAGCCGGTGATCGAGCGGATGCCGCCCACCGACAGCACGCCGGCACAGGTCAGCGTCGCGTGGCAGATCAACGAGTTCCAGCCGGCGTACATCCGGAACGTGGCGATCGCGGGCAACACGTACACGCACGAGGACGTGATCCGCAACCAGCTGCTGCTGGTGCCGGGCGACGTGTACAGCGAGGAGCTGCTGATCCAGAGCTACCGCCGGATCAGCGCGCTGGGCTTCTTCGAGACGCCGATCCCGACGCCGCGCATCGAGCCGGACGAGGAGACGGGCGACGTCGACATCACGTTCGAGGTGGTCGAGAAGCAGACGGGCTCGATCAACTTCGGCACGGCACTCGGCGGAGCCTCCGGCATCGCCGGCTTCCTTGGCTACGACCAGCCGAACCTGTTCGGCCGGGCGAAGAGCGGGCACCTGCGCTGGGAGTTCGGCAGCTACTCGAACAACTTCGAGGCGAGCTACTCGGATCCGGCACTGCTCGACTCCAACGTGAGCGGCTCGCTCTCGGTGTTCAGCTCACGCGACCGCTTCATCAGCCTGCCCGACGGGCGGCGCCGCCGGACGGGCGCATCGCTCCGGTTCGGGCTGCCGCTGCCCACGGATCCGCGCTACAGCCGGCTGATCGTTGGGTACTCACTCTCTCGCACCTCGTACGAGCAGTTCGACGAGGAGGACGTGGAGTCGATCTTCTCGCAGCCGCCGGGCATCCAGAGCGGCATCACGCTCGGCCTGCAGCGCTCGACGATCGACCATCCGATGTTCCCGACGATCGGGACGCGGCTGGACGTGTCGGCGGAGCTGAACGGCGGGATCCTGGGTGGTGACGGCGAGTTCCAGCGCTACATCGGCTCCAGCTCGATCTGGGTGCCGATGGGCACGCTGGGTGGCGACTCGCCCGGCAGCAGCCCGATCCGCTTCACCCTCGGGCTGACCGCCGAAGGCGGCGCCATCTTCGGGGACGTGAGCCGCTTCCCGTTCGAGAAGTTCTACATGGGCGGCGTCCAGTTCGGCCGCAACCTGCGCGGCTACGACGAGCTGGAAGTCACGCCGATCGGCGTGATCGACAACGACGACCGCCGTTTCGCCACCGCGGACCGCCTGGGCAACGCGTTCCTGCGGCTGAGCGCAGAGTACGCAGTGCGGCTCAACGACAACATTTCGGTCAGCACCTTTTACGATGCCGGCGGGGTATTCTTCGAGCCGCAGGAGATCAACGTGCTGAAGCTGGCGCGCGGCGCCGGCGTCGGCGTGACACTGGTCACCCCCTTCGGCCCGATCGGCCTGGACTACGCATACGGCTTCGACAAGCCGAACCCGGGCTGGCAGCTGCACTTCAAGTTCGGTCAGGGCTTCTGA